The Collibacillus ludicampi region CAAAGGATTAAACCCACATACTTTACAACAGATCATCGATTATTTACAGGAACAAAAGAAAGCCATGTCAGCCGAAGAAGTAGCCTCTGGAACGGGACTTGCTCGGGTTACTGTCAGGAGATATCTTGAATATTTACAAAAAAGAGGAGATGTACAACTGGTCGTCAAATACGGCTCCATCGGTCGTCCGGTGAATCGCTATCGATTATGAAAGAGGATGGTAAAAAAAGTGCCTCCCCTTAACAATTGGGAGGTCTTTTGCTGCAGCCATTCATCTTCGTGATCAGTATTCGTTACTTTTCACATTGAAAGCTTGAAGAAGAAACAATTGTTTCGCGTTCTCTATGATTTCTTTTTGGGAACTCGGATTACAATTTGATAATAATCTTCAAAATCCTCTTCTTCCGTCGCAACGGATAATCCGCTTTTTTGAATCATATCTAAAGATTGCCGAATTGTATTGACCGCAAGACGAACGTCCTTGGAGAATAAGACACGTTTTTTCTTAGGTTTCGCTTCAGATTTTTCGAGCAATTGTTTGACTCGTGCTTCCGTCTGCTTGACGTTCCATTCTTTCTCCATGATTTCGGTCAGAACTTTTAATTGAAGCTCTTCCGTCGAAAGGGCTAAAAGGGCGCGGGCGTGTCTCTCTGTAATCTGGCGTTTCAACAGAGCGTCTTGTACCGCTTGCGGCAGATTGAGCAAGCGTAATTTGTTAGCAATCGTCGATTGCCCCTTGCCTAAGCGTTGAGCCAAACTTTCCTGTGTCAATTGATGGAGCTCGATTAACTGTTGATAGGCGATCGCCTCTTCGATAGCCGTAAGTCCTTCCCTTTGCAAGTTTTCGATCAAGGCAACAGAAGCGGCATGCGAGTCGCTCATTTCCCGAACAATAGCCGGAATCGTCTTTAAACCTAATTTCTTGGCAGCTCGCCAACGACGTTCGCCGGCAATCAGCTCATACGTATCCCCTTTTTTCCGTACAACGATCGGCTGAATGAGTCCATGTGTACGTATGGTTTGACTTAACTCTTCGATCCGTTCATCATCAAATACGCTTCGGGGTTGATACGGACTTGAGACGATCTTATCCGTCTCCAGTGCACGAATCTCTTCTGATGATTCGTTCGACACATCTTTTTCTCCGAAACCGAAAAAACGCGCTAGCGACAGCTCTCTCATACCCGGTTTCACCCCACCCTACCCGTGTTCACATTGTAATATGAAGTATTTCTCCATCCTTTTTCGCAAATCCTGCAAATCGTAGAATCCTGTTACATTTTCCCTATTGCGCAATATCGAAAATGTGTGGTCTGGCGAGCGTATGCTTTGCATTCGCGCTCAGTGGAGGTCGTCTCAGTGGGAATATGCTTTGCGCTCATGCTCCTTGAAGGTCGTCATTGCGGGCATATGCTTGGCGTTCATGCTCCGTGGAGGTCGTTTCAGCGGGTATATGCATTGCGCTTATGCTCCGTGGAGGTCGTCTCGCTTGGAATATGTTTAGTTGTTGCGAGACGACCTCCAAAGTCGCTGTTTCACGCCAAGCATATGCCCCTTTAACGTTCCAAAGGAAGCGAGACGACCTTCAAAGTCGCTATCATACTCAAAGCATTACGCCCCCCAAGATACTATTCACTCTTGTAGTAGTACCGCTTGCGGCATGGAGGGCTATCTTGAAAACTAGTACTTGGGTGGATGTATCGCTTTGCGCTTGGGTTCGATGAAGGTCGTTCCGCTCGGATTCCTAACAGAAGTTGCGGAACGACCTTCAACTCACCTCTGCGCCGCAAAGCGAGAAAACCATCAAAAACTACTCCATTGCTTCGTTGCAGCCTTAAGCCCCTCTTCCGCACAAGAAACTTTTCATTCTCTGATGACGCCGCCTAAGCGGGATGTGGGCACAACATTGCATGAAAAGGTAAAGTTCTTCCCAAGGCGTTCGCTCTGCGTTCTTAAGCCGTCTCATTTTCACACTTGCAAGAATTGAGACCTTTGAAAAATGCTTTTCTTGCAGAACATACGCCTTCATAATGATTCTTTATCGACCTAAACCAGCGGTTTTCTTGAAGGCGTACCCGCTTTTCTCGGAAAATTCTTTGGTGTTTGCTGTACTTTTTCAATGACGACAATCGTACGTGTTCCGTAACCTCCTGGTATTTCGGTTCTTTTCAGTTCGCGAACGGCTCCCCCCAGCTTGACGATCGCCTTTTCCGCTTCCCGAACTTCCGTTTCAGCTTCGGGACCTTTCAAGGCAAAGAACCAACCGCCAACGCGCACGAACGGCAAGCAGTATTCACTCAATACATTGAGTTTGGCAACCGCCCTTGCCGTTACCTGATCGTATGCTTCCCGCCACTCTTCTTTCTGTCCGAAATCTTCCGCACGTCCATGAACAGGATAGAAGCGGGGAAGTGAGAGATGTTTCCCCAACTCCTCCAGAAACGAGATACGTTTTCCTAAAGAATCTAACACGGTGAGTGAAAGCTCCTGACATACAAGGTGAACGGGTACACCCGGAAAGCCTGCCCCCGCTCCAACGTCCAACATTCTTGCATCACGGCAAAAGTGATTAGCCGTCATCAAAGTCAAGGAATCATAAAAATGTTTGAAATACACTTCTTCTCGTTCAGTGATGGCCGTTAAATTCATTCGTTGATTCCATTCGATGAGCATCTCATAATACTGTTCAAAGCGATGGATCGCTTCTTCTCCGATCTCTATCCCCAATGCGGCCACATGTTCTTTGAAACGAAGCTGCAACTCATCCAGCATGTTGTTCACCACGTCCGCGTTCCCTGCTTTCCAAATATACGAGTAGAATAGAAATGTCTGCTGGCGTAACACCCGAAATCCGGGAAGCTTGGCCA contains the following coding sequences:
- the noc gene encoding nucleoid occlusion protein, with product MRELSLARFFGFGEKDVSNESSEEIRALETDKIVSSPYQPRSVFDDERIEELSQTIRTHGLIQPIVVRKKGDTYELIAGERRWRAAKKLGLKTIPAIVREMSDSHAASVALIENLQREGLTAIEEAIAYQQLIELHQLTQESLAQRLGKGQSTIANKLRLLNLPQAVQDALLKRQITERHARALLALSTEELQLKVLTEIMEKEWNVKQTEARVKQLLEKSEAKPKKKRVLFSKDVRLAVNTIRQSLDMIQKSGLSVATEEEDFEDYYQIVIRVPKKKS
- the rsmG gene encoding 16S rRNA (guanine(527)-N(7))-methyltransferase RsmG, translating into MVNNMLDELQLRFKEHVAALGIEIGEEAIHRFEQYYEMLIEWNQRMNLTAITEREEVYFKHFYDSLTLMTANHFCRDARMLDVGAGAGFPGVPVHLVCQELSLTVLDSLGKRISFLEELGKHLSLPRFYPVHGRAEDFGQKEEWREAYDQVTARAVAKLNVLSEYCLPFVRVGGWFFALKGPEAETEVREAEKAIVKLGGAVRELKRTEIPGGYGTRTIVVIEKVQQTPKNFPRKAGTPSRKPLV